The genomic segment CTTTCGTCCTTGCCACGCTTGAAGATCACCAGCCCATCAAGGAAGTGCGCCATGACTTCATCCGGGCAGCGTACGAAGCCTTCCTCGTCTTCTTCTTTCTTGTCGAGATAGGTCAACAGGTCTTCCAGGCTCACGTCCATGCCGCCGACCTTGATGATCTCGATGAGTTTCTTGTCGCTGATGTCAAGCATGTAGCGCACGCTGCGCAGTACGTCGTTATGAATCATGTGGGTAGTCCTGATAATGCGTTGTGAGCGCTGCGCAAAGCGGCAGCGCTGAAATGTATGGCGGCAAAAAAAGTCTTAGAACTTCTCTTTGCCGGACAGGTAGCGCCATTGCCCCAGCGGCACTTTGCCAATGGACACGCCGCCGATGCGGATGCGACGGATGGCGACCACCTTCAGGCCGACGGCCTGGCAGAACAGGGCGATGACGCCCGGTTGCGGGTTCTTCATGGCGAAGCGCAGACGGTTTTCGTTCTGCCAGCTTGCCTTGACCGGCGGCAGTTCCTTGCCCTTGTACGTCAGCCCGTGGTTCAGACGGTTGAGGCCGTGAGCCACCATCTCGCCTTCCACCTCGACCACATACTCTTGCTCGATTTTGGCGGCGTCGGCGGTGAGCTTGCGCAAGATCTTCCAGTCCTGGGTGAACACCAGCAGACCGCTGGCATTGGCCTGCAGGTCGGTGCTGGCGGTCAGGCGCAGGAAGTGGCCCTTGAGCGGGCGTTTGCTGAAACTGTGTTCTTCGCTCAGGGTTTGCGGGCTGAGGCTCGCCATGGCCGTGTCCGCATCCATGCCCGCGGGCACGTTCAGCAGCAGGGTCACCGGCTCCGGCGCAGTGGCCTTGGCGTCCTTGTCGAGTTCCACTTTCTGGTTCTCGACCTTGAACTGAGGCTCGTCGATCACTTCACCGTCCACGGTGACCCAGCCGCCCTCGATGAACAGCTCAGCCTCCCGACGGGAACAGCCGACGAGTTCGATGAGGCGTTTGGAGAGACGAATCGGGTCAGTCATGACAGGGCCGTAACAAAAAAGGGGTGGGCATTGTACCTGCTGGACGCCGGTTAATCGCGGGTCCATTTCAGTGTGGATGTTTTTTGTGGGAGCTGGCTTGCCTGCGATGCCGACAACGCGGTCTGCCAGTTGCACCGAGGTGCCTGTATCGCAGGCAAGCCAGCTCCCACATTTCTATGTCGTGTCAGCCATTGCGTGCCAGTTGTTGCCCTTGGCGCATGCGCATGTGCAGCAGCGGATAAGGCTGGCCCATGCCATCAACTTCCG from the Pseudomonas sp. N3-W genome contains:
- a CDS encoding rRNA pseudouridine synthase, coding for MTDPIRLSKRLIELVGCSRREAELFIEGGWVTVDGEVIDEPQFKVENQKVELDKDAKATAPEPVTLLLNVPAGMDADTAMASLSPQTLSEEHSFSKRPLKGHFLRLTASTDLQANASGLLVFTQDWKILRKLTADAAKIEQEYVVEVEGEMVAHGLNRLNHGLTYKGKELPPVKASWQNENRLRFAMKNPQPGVIALFCQAVGLKVVAIRRIRIGGVSIGKVPLGQWRYLSGKEKF